DNA sequence from the Vicia villosa cultivar HV-30 ecotype Madison, WI linkage group LG3, Vvil1.0, whole genome shotgun sequence genome:
aaaatatttagatcaatagtaaattttttctcgtatatcatttttgaataaaaaatatttgaatcataaataccattttttgtaaataatagattttttccgtatacaaatattatttttatttaggtatcatttacaaaaatatttgaattaatattaaattttcgtatataaaaatatttagatcaataatagatattttgaataaatgttttccgtatatcatttttgactaaaaaaaatatttcgatcataaatatcattttttgtataaaaaaatatatatcaataatagatttttttgtggaagaaagaattgagaaagtgatgaaagagaaaaaaaaatagagaatggagagagatttgataagtttgataaaatataaaagttgtattattttaataataaaattaagaactttattgtgcaaagaccaaaaaattataattttaatgtggtggcaaaaaatcaaataagggtatttttgacttttccacaaccattaattttcttatattatagatagttATTTTAATGGAAAGATGAGACGCTTGCACCTTCAACTAATCAcaaaatttcatttaattttaatatatttaattaattataaaatagtataattgtttgttgttttcaagatattttatattaaagatAACGGACATTGATTTGATCTGGAAATCACACGGACATTGATTTGATATGATTGTTGAATATGGTATGCTATTAAATCAGTGATATGTATTAACCGAGTTATCCAATTTAATTATCTAATTCAATCAGTACTCTAGTGACTCGATCAATAAAGCTGCCTCACCGATTTGACGACATGTCCGATGTTTAAAACATTGAAGTTGCTTATTGTAACGCGACATTAACATTCTTTATTTTGTTAGTTTAGACATATCTTATGCATAATGTAGCATTAATATATTCattcaaattttttataaaaattataataaaatatttttaataaattattaataaatagcaTATAATACTCCATTGATTTTAAATTTGAGTGTCCTTTAAATTTTTTGCACACAggtgaataaaaaatataaaataatgtcATAAAATATTGCACTTTTACTAAATTAACTTTATAAATATATTGAAAGTACTGTacaaagtaataattaaaagacaTAATTGAAAAAATAACAATTACTTCTACATTGAAAAGTAGAATGACGTtcattttgaaacaaattttttctctaaaacaacatttattttgaaacaaattttttCACGACATTTATTTTGAAACGAAAGAAGAATACAATTAAACAGAATTTTCATGCACTCCTACATTGTAAACTATTAATAGAGCCGTGACCCAGGTAGATCCGTTGTCTCTTGGAAGGAGTATCATcataaaaacaatcaattaaaCAATCTCTGGTAAACTAGTTTAGTAGTTTACACTTGCATGTCCCCTTTTTTCTTACAAAAAACATTCAATTAAAGCATTTTCCTTCGCACAAAACACGCATTTCAATAATTCTACAACAAACCTCTATAGCAATCACGGAGCAGGTAGTACTTCAAGACTATGACCCATCTCTGTCTCCACAGCacgtttcttcttcttttccttatCTTGTTCAATCTCACCATAAAAATAAGACACAAAACCCCAAAGAGAAAGTACAAGAGAAACCCCTTTCTCAGCTTGAAATCTCTCTTTATAAAATATTACCGCCAACACTTCAGTTACCGGCAAAAAAACAGCTATCAAAATACCCGATAACAAAGATGAACCACAAAAAATAACTCCTATTGCTCCCAAGAAAAACGCCTGCCAAAACATTGTACTCATCACCAACACCACATAGTATGTCTTTTCCCCTAGTCCAAAATTCCTTGCCTCCCTAGGAATCACCttcatattaattaaaaaaacaattaaaatcaattaagcaattCTACTAAGGTCAGAGTCGTTAACAGATATGTTATCTGTTAACGACTCTGAATTTTTATGTTGGAGTAGAAGATCTAAATCTAACCGGACACCTTACCTTAAAATCGTTATTTGCTATCATGCCGACCGTGCAAAAGAGAGTAGCAAACAAACCGATAACAAACTGAATTTCCATAACAAGAGAATATGTAATGTTTTGTTTTGCTttcttataaatcaattcaattgaaGGCAAAACAAATCCATACAATGCAGAAGCAGCAAGAGTAGTGAAAAAACCAATATTatattagctcatgagtcaatatgTTAGTTAGCgtcgggtgtcatgctctgatagatgtaacactggggaacacaATGTTTTAAGTTTATGATAATAATTctgttttgttattttattttgaggattaaagcattgatgatGTGATGCTAGTTGAtgatttattccgctgtgtaaacatgggattttgaattatgagttatgttaGGATGTTTCTTGGTGAATGCATGACAGTGACGgataatgtttatttaattataaattgtgacgtccttgtgcatgttactctgattgatttatttaattatttatttaattgtcgtggggtttagaagggtgttacacctaaCCTATCATGTCCACAACATCAAAATCCTCAGGGAAGTTGAATGTGTGTGTCAAATTAATTGAACGTAAGACTAGAGATCATCAAGGAGAATGGGGTGGTTTAAACTCAAAACTTTTAGCCTTATATCCTTTTGTTCAAAAACTATGAACCAAACCGCGTTAAGACCCTTAAAAGACTTAATTCAgacaaggtttattttgaaatcaTACTGCAACAAGATTGCATTAAGGTGACTCCAGAGATATTTGCTAATCATATATATTGGCATCTTGATTTGGCGTCATCTTTCTCCCTTTGAATGTATAAATCAACATTGCcttgtgtcgcacgctcgcgaaaaatgaacagagtcgccaccaatatatttatcccataagggaaaggaatattagaaaacc
Encoded proteins:
- the LOC131655390 gene encoding purine permease 3-like, with translation MEIQFVIGLFATLFCTVGMIANNDFKVIPREARNFGLGEKTYYVVLVMSTMFWQAFFLGAIGVIFCGSSLLSGILIAVFLPVTEVLAVIFYKERFQAEKGVSLVLSLWGFVSYFYGEIEQDKEKKKKRAVETEMGHSLEVLPAP